A genomic region of Vitis vinifera cultivar Pinot Noir 40024 chromosome 7, ASM3070453v1 contains the following coding sequences:
- the LOC100267994 gene encoding pentatricopeptide repeat-containing protein At5g39350 — translation MKVFLFKRAISSLPTSNPNLLSSFQLNHLLQLCSNSKALHQGKQLHQHIILCGLDHHPFMLTKLVQMYADCGDLGSAQALFDKLSQPNVFAWTAILGFYSRNGLSDECVRTYSEMKLKGVLPDKYVFPKVFRACGQLLWLEVGIQVHKDVVICGCEFDLQVCNSLIDMYSKSGDVGSGRRVFDEMVERDVLSWNSMISGYVCNGFLEFSVELLASMRIRGFEPDMVTWNTVMDAYCRMGLCDEAWEIFEQIKEPNIISLTTLVSGYSRIGNHEKSLGIFREMMSRRVAFPDLDSLSSVLVSCRHLGALVCGQEIHGYGIRSVDSSSFYKSAGAALLTMYVKCKRIQDALNVFELMDRFDVVTWNAMILGFVDLEMGHLALECFSKMQRSGIMNNQITISTVLPACDLKSGKQVHAYITKNSFSSVIPVWNALIHMYSKCGCIGTAYSIFSNMISRDLVSWNTMIGGFGMHGLGQFALQLLRDMSHSDVCPNSVTFTSALSACSHSGLVDEGMELFHTMTRDFGFTPGMEHFSCVVDLLARADRLEDAVGFIEKMPLKPSKHIWSALLAACRAQQNVSVAKLAAEQLFQLEPEHAGNYVTLSNIYARAGRWDDAVAVRKLMEDRGLVKPSGYSWI, via the coding sequence ATgaaagtttttttgtttaagaGGGCAATCTCATCTCTACCCACATCCAATCCCAACCTCCTTTCTTCATTCCAGCTCAACCATCTTCTTCAACTCTGTAGCAATTCAAAAGCACTGCACCAGGGAAAACAACTTCACCAACACATAATCCTCTGTGGGCTGGACCACCACCCTTTCATGCTCACCAAATTAGTCCAAATGTACGCGGATTGCGGCGACCTAGGCTCCGCACAAGCATTGTTCGACAAATTGTCGCAACCGAACGTGTTTGCATGGACTGCTATTCTTGGTTTTTACTCGAGGAATGGATTGTCTGATGAATGTGTGAGGACTTATAGTGAAATGAAATTGAAGGGTGTTCTGCCCGATAAGTATGTGTTTCCTAAGGTGTTTAGAGCATGTGGACAGTTGTTGTGGTTGGAAGTGGGGATTCAGGTCCACAAAGATGTCGTTATATGTGGGTGTGAGTTTGATTTACAAGTCTGTAATTCATTGATTGATATGTATTCGAAATCCGGGGATGTTGGGAGTGGTAGGCGGGTTTTTGATGAGATGGTGGAAAGAGATGTTTTATCCTGGAATTCGATGATCTCAGGGTATGTGTGTAATGGGTTTCTTGAATTCTCTGTGGAATTGTTGGCTTCTATGAGAATCAGAGGCTTTGAGCCTGATATGGTTACTTGGAACACTGTCATGGATGCTTATTGCCGAATGGGACTTTGTGATGAGGCTTGGGAAATTTTTGAACAGATTAAAGAGCCTAATATCATTTCATTGACCACTTTGGTCTCGGGGTATTCAAGGATAGGGAACCATGAAAAATCCTTAGGGATTTTTAGGGAAATGATGAGTAGAAGAGTGGCTTTCCCAGATTTGGATTCCCTTTCTAGTGTCCTTGTTTCTTGCCGGCATTTGGGGGCTCTAGTATGTGGTCAAGAAATTCATGGATATGGGATTAGAAGTGTAGACAGTTCTTCATTCTATAAGTCAGCTGGAGCAGCTTTGTTGACAATGTATGTTAAGTGCAAGAGAATACAAGATGCGCTAAATGTATTTGAATTAATGGACAGATTTGATGTTGTTACATGGAATGCCATGATTCTTGGTTTTGTTGATCTGGAAATGGGACATTTAGCACTTGAATGTTTTAGTAAAATGCAAAGATCAGGGATCATGAACAATCAAATTACAATATCAACTGTTTTGCCAGCGTGCGATCTAAAATCTGGGAAGCAAGTTCATGCCTACATCACCAAAAATAGTTTCAGTTCTGTCATTCCTGTTTGGAATGCATTGATCCACATGTACTCCAAATGTGGGTGCATTGGAACTGCATACTCTATATTTTCTAACATGATTTCTAGAGATTTAGTATCATGGAACACAATGATAGGAGGGTTTGGAATGCATGGGCTGGGCCAATTTGCCCTCCAGCTTCTACGAGATATGAGTCATTCTGATGTTTGCCCAAACTCTGTTACTTTTACTTCTGCACTTTCTGCTTGTAGTCACTCAGGTCTTGTGGATGAGGGAATGGAGCTCTTCCACACCATGACTAGAGACTTTGGGTTCACCCCTGGAATGGAACATTTTTCTTGTGTAGTTGATTTACTAGCACGTGCTGATCGGCTTGAGGATGCTGTTggatttattgaaaaaatgcCTTTGAAGCCCAGTAAGCATATATGGAGTGCTCTGCTAGCTGCCTGTCGAGCCCAACAAAATGTTAGTGTTGCAAAGCTGGCTGCAGAACAGTTATTTCAATTGGAGCCTGAACATGCGGGAAACTATGTGACACTCTCAAATATATATGCAAGGGCTGGTAGATGGGATGATGCTGTAGCAGTCCGGAAGCTAATGGAAGATAGAGGATTGGTGAAGCCATCAGGATATAGTTGGATTTGA